Proteins from a genomic interval of Clostridium sp. M62/1:
- a CDS encoding uracil-DNA glycosylase, with the protein MGAISNDWLAPLSAEFRKPYYKKLYETVKHEYETRVIYPDADDIFNAFAFTPLSRVKVVILGQDPYHGRGQAHGLCFSVKPGVETPPSLVNIYQELHDDLGCYIPNNGYLKKWADQGVMLLNTVLTVRAHQANSHRGIGWEEFTDAAIRALNEQDRPMVFILWGRPAQMKKPMLTNPKHLILEAPHPSPLSAFRGFFGSRPFSRTNEYLKENGIEPIDWQIENI; encoded by the coding sequence ATGGGAGCGATCAGCAATGACTGGCTTGCGCCGCTCAGTGCGGAGTTTAGGAAGCCTTACTATAAAAAGCTGTATGAGACAGTGAAGCACGAATATGAAACAAGGGTGATTTATCCGGATGCCGATGATATTTTTAACGCCTTTGCGTTTACACCTCTTTCCAGGGTGAAGGTGGTCATTCTGGGGCAGGATCCCTATCACGGCCGCGGCCAGGCCCACGGGCTGTGCTTCTCCGTAAAGCCGGGAGTGGAAACGCCGCCCTCCCTGGTGAATATCTATCAGGAGCTTCACGACGATCTGGGCTGCTATATCCCCAACAATGGATATTTAAAGAAGTGGGCGGATCAGGGAGTCATGCTTCTGAATACGGTTCTCACTGTGCGCGCCCATCAGGCCAATTCCCACAGGGGAATCGGCTGGGAAGAGTTTACAGACGCGGCGATCCGGGCACTGAACGAGCAGGATCGCCCGATGGTGTTTATCCTGTGGGGAAGACCGGCGCAGATGAAGAAGCCGATGCTGACCAACCCGAAACACCTGATTCTGGAAGCACCCCATCCCAGCCCGCTCTCCGCATTCAGAGGATTTTTCGGAAGCAGGCCCTTCAGCCGCACCAACGAATATCTGAAGGAAAACGGAATCGAGCCCATTGACTGGCAGATCGAAAATATTTAG
- the rplL gene encoding 50S ribosomal protein L7/L12 encodes MAKLTTAEFIEAIKELSVLELNELVKACEEEFGVSAAAGVVVAAAGGAAEAAEEKTEFDVELTDVGANKVKVIKVVREATGLGLKEAKEVVDGAPKVVKAGVSKEEAEDLKTKLEAEGAKVTLK; translated from the coding sequence ATGGCAAAGTTAACAACAGCTGAGTTCATTGAGGCTATTAAAGAGTTATCCGTATTAGAGTTAAACGAGCTTGTAAAGGCTTGCGAGGAAGAGTTCGGTGTATCCGCAGCAGCAGGCGTTGTAGTTGCAGCAGCAGGCGGCGCAGCAGAGGCAGCTGAGGAGAAGACAGAGTTCGACGTAGAGCTGACAGATGTTGGCGCTAACAAGGTTAAGGTTATCAAGGTTGTTCGTGAGGCTACAGGTCTTGGCTTAAAGGAAGCTAAGGAAGTAGTTGACGGCGCTCCGAAGGTAGTTAAGGCTGGCGTTTCCAAGGAAGAGGCTGAGGACCTTAAGACAAAGTTAGAGGCAGAGGGAGCAAAGGTTACATTAAAGTAA
- a CDS encoding nitroreductase family protein, with protein MRVSDAVKNRVSLRVYDDRQISDADLDQILEAASLAPTAGNQQLYSVIVIKSREMKEKLSASCDHQPFIAKAPVLLLFVADQQKWFDYYRLKGCREFAGREEGLAWEEPNEADLLLSIEDTMIAAQNAVIMAESLGIGSCYIGDILENFEYHRELFRLPQHAVPISLLCLGYYREGYRRVHRERFDRKYVVFEETYRRLSDEELEDMFAGKAESFVKGPAVTADNFAQAFYKRKTGAAFSKEMARSVKAMLEAYTGRGKQEQPDGRQ; from the coding sequence ATGAGGGTATCAGATGCGGTAAAAAACAGAGTTTCTCTGCGTGTCTATGATGACAGGCAGATTTCAGATGCGGATTTAGATCAGATTCTTGAGGCAGCTTCCCTTGCGCCTACGGCGGGAAACCAGCAGCTCTATTCCGTGATAGTAATTAAGAGCCGGGAGATGAAGGAAAAGCTGTCAGCAAGCTGTGACCATCAGCCGTTTATAGCCAAGGCTCCTGTTCTGCTCCTGTTTGTGGCGGATCAGCAGAAATGGTTTGATTATTACAGGCTGAAAGGCTGCAGGGAGTTTGCAGGCAGGGAGGAGGGGCTTGCCTGGGAGGAGCCCAATGAGGCGGATTTGCTGCTGTCCATCGAGGACACCATGATTGCAGCCCAGAATGCAGTGATTATGGCGGAATCACTGGGAATAGGCTCCTGCTACATCGGAGATATTCTGGAAAATTTCGAATATCACAGGGAGCTTTTCAGACTGCCCCAGCACGCGGTTCCCATTTCCCTGCTCTGCCTCGGATATTACAGGGAAGGCTACAGGCGGGTACACAGGGAACGATTTGACAGAAAGTATGTGGTGTTTGAGGAGACCTACCGGAGACTTTCCGATGAGGAGCTGGAGGATATGTTTGCCGGGAAGGCGGAGAGCTTCGTCAAAGGGCCGGCTGTCACGGCGGACAATTTTGCCCAGGCGTTTTATAAGAGAAAGACAGGCGCTGCTTTTTCAAAGGAGATGGCCCGATCGGTGAAGGCCATGCTTGAGGCGTATACGGGGAGAGGAAAACAGGAACAGCCGGACGGAAGGCAGTAA